The following are encoded in a window of Arsenophonus apicola genomic DNA:
- the tnpA gene encoding IS200/IS605 family transposase — protein sequence MQKYKINRSRHAAFLLHVHLVFVTKYRKKVLSGLHYKAFHQYAGEVCRDFGADLKESNGESDHVHMLIEYPPTVQLSVLVNSLKAVTSRRLRNEFLDLRGAYGKPVLWSRSYFAGSCGGAPLEVVKQYIQNQRG from the coding sequence ATGCAAAAATATAAAATCAACCGTTCAAGACATGCAGCGTTTCTTTTACATGTTCACCTTGTCTTTGTGACTAAGTACCGAAAGAAAGTACTCAGTGGCTTGCACTACAAAGCATTTCATCAGTATGCAGGTGAAGTGTGTCGCGACTTTGGGGCTGATTTAAAGGAAAGTAACGGAGAGTCCGATCACGTTCATATGCTGATCGAGTACCCGCCCACAGTGCAGTTGTCAGTACTAGTAAACTCGCTGAAAGCGGTAACGTCTCGTCGTCTGCGTAATGAGTTTCTAGACTTGCGTGGGGCTTACGGCAAGCCAGTGTTGTGGTCTCGATCATACTTTGCAGGTTCGTGCGGGGGAGCACCGCTGGAAGTTGTTAAGCAATACATTCAAAATCAGCGTGGCTGA